Within the Pseudomonas chlororaphis subsp. aurantiaca genome, the region GCCCCTGTGACATCTCCACCACCTGGCTCTCCAGTGCCCCGGCCTTTTTCAGCGCGGCCTGGATCGCCGGCAGGTTCGAGGCTTTCGACACCAGGGTGCTGAACCACAACACTTGTTGCGCCACCTGGGCGCTTTCGCCGATCAACTGGGTCACGAAGCGTGCTTCGCCACCCTCGCACCACAACTCCGCCGCCTGGCCGCCAAAGTTCAGCACCGGCAGCTTGCGCTTGGGATCGGCCTTGCCCAGGGCCCGCCATTTGCGCTGGCTGCCGCGCGTGGCTTCTTCCAGGGAGGCATGGAACGGCGGATTGCACAGGGTCAGGTCGAAGCGCTCGTCGCTCTCCAGCAGCCCCAGCAGGATCTGCTTGCGGTTGGCTTGCTGGCGCAGGCCGATGGCCTTGTTCAGGCCGTTGGCCTGGACGATTGCCTTGGCAGCGGCGAGAGCGGTGGGGTCGATGTCGGAACCGAGGAATTGCCAGCGGTAATCGGAGTGGCCGATCAGCGGGTAGATGCAGTTGGCGCCGACCCCGACGTCCAGCACCCGCACCGCTGCGCCGCGGGGAATAACGCCTTCGTTATGCGCGGCCAGCAGGTCGGCCAGGAAGTGCACGTAATCGGCGCGACCGGGTACCGGAGGGCAGAGGAAGTCGGCCGGGATGTCCCAATGGGCGATGCCGTAGAACGCCTTGAGCAATGCTCGGTTGAACACCCGCACCGCCGCCGGGTTGGCGAAGTCGATGCTCTCCTTGCCATAAGGATTGATGATCACGAAAGCCCCCAACTCCGGGGTGCTCTTGATCAACTGCGCAAAGTCGTAGCGGCCTTGATGGCGATTGCGCGGGTGCAGGCTGGCCTTTTCCCGTGGTGCGACGGCCTTGGCCGGAGCAGCAGATTGAGGCTTTTTGCGCGGAGCTTTGGGAGGGCGGGGGGCGGTCATGGGCGAAATCGGTTCGGGTATGGCTCAAAGTGGCGCGCATTGTCCCATATCTGTCCGGGTAGCGTGGCCTCGTAGGAGCCGCCGAGGATAACGTGGTGTGCCAGGAATAACGCTTCGCGGGCAAGCCTCGCTCCTGCAGAGGCATAAGCCTTTCGGGCTGGCACAAAAAAGGGAGCCCTTTGCAGGGCTCCCTTTTTATGACCGCTCCAATTGCCTTACAGGCTGGAAATCCGTGCGTGCTGCTCGGCCAGCTTGCCCAGAGCCTGTTCGGCTTCGGCCAGTTTGGCGCGTTCCTTGTCGATGACTTCGGCCGGGGCCTTGTCGACGAAGGCGGCGTTGGACAGCTTGCCGCCGACCCGCTGCACTTCGCCTTGCAGGCGCTGGATTTCCTTGTCCAGGCGCGCCAGTTCGGCACCCTTGTCGATCAGGCCGGCCATCGGCACCAGCACTTCCATCTCGCCAACCAGGGCGGTGGCGGACAGCGGTGCTTCGTCGCCGGCTTGCAGTACGGTGATCGATTCGAGTTTGGCCAGCTTCCGCAGCAGGGGCTCGTTTTCGTTCAGGCGACGCTGGTCTTCGGCGCTGGCGTTCTTCAGGAACAACGCCAGTGGCTTGCCCGGGCCGATGTTCATTTCGGCACGGATGTTACGGGTACCGAGCATAAGGCCCTTGAGCCATTCGATGTCGTCTTCGGCGGCCTGGTCGATGCGCGCTTCAACGGCCACCGGCCAGGGTTGCAGCATGATGGTCTTGCCCTGGATGCCGGCCAGCGGCGCCAGGCGCTGCCAGATTTCTTCGGTGATGAACGGCATGAACGGATGGGCCAGGCGCAGCGCCACTTCCAGCACGCGCACCAGCGTGCGGCGGGTGCCGCGCTGGCGCTCGACCGGCGCGTTTTCGTCCCACAGCACCGGCTTGGACAATTCCAGGTACCAGTCGCAGTACTGGTTCCAGATGAACTCGTACAGCGCCTGGGCCGCCAGGTCGAAGCGGAACTGGTCCAGCTGGCGGGTCACTTCGGCTTCGGTGCGTTGCAGCTGGGAGATGATCCAGCGGTCGGCCAGCGACAGCTCGTAGGCTTCGCCGTTCTGGCCGCAGTCTTCGCCCTTGTCCAGCACGTAGCGGGCGGCGTTCCAGATCTTGTTGCAGAAGTTGCGATAGCCTTCGACGCGGCCCATGTCGAACTTGATGTCGCGGCCGGTGGACGCCAGCGAGCAGAAGGTGAAGCGCAGGGCATCGGTGCCGTAGCTGGCGATGCCGTCGGCGAATTCCTGGCGGGTCTGCTTCTCGATCTTCTTCGCCAGTTGCGGCTGCATCATGCCGGTGGTGCGTTTCTGCACCAGGGTTTCCAGGTCGATGCCGTCGATGATGTCCAGCGGATCGAGGACGTTGCCCTTGGACTTGGACATCTTCTGGCCCTGGCCGTCGCGAACCAGGCCGTGTACGTACACGGTCTTGAACGGAACCTGCGGTGTGCCGTCTTCATTCTTCACCAGGTGCATGGTGAGCATGATCATCCGGGCGACCCAGAAGAAAATGATGTCGAAACCGGTCACCAGCACGTCGGTCGGGTGGAAGGTCTTGAGGAACTCGGTCTGCTCCGGCCAGCCCAGGGTGGAGAAGGTCCACAGGCCCGAACTGAACCAGGTGTCGAGGACGTCGTTGTCCTGTTGCAGGGCGACCTCAGGCCCGAGGTTGTGCTTGGCGCGCACCTCGGCTTCGTCGCGGCCGACATAGACCTTGCCCGACTCGTCGTACCAGGCCGGGATGCGATGGCCCCACCACAGCTGGCGGCTGATGCACCAGTCCTGGATATCGCGCATCCAGGAGAAGTACATGTTTTCGTACTGTTTTGGCACGAAGGCGATGCGGCCGTCTTCCACGGCGGCAATGGCCGGCTCGGCCAGGGGCTTGGTGGAGACGTACCACTGGTCGGTCAGCCACGGCTCGATGATGGTGCCGGAGCGATCGCCTTTCGGCACTTTCAGGGCGTGGTCGTCGACGCTGACCAGCAAGCCGGCGGCGTCGAATGCGGCGACGATTTCCTTGCGCGCCTGGAAGCGGTTGAGGCCGGCGAATTCGGCCGGGATCTTGCCGTCGATGCTTTCGTTCAGCGTGCCGTCCAGGTTGAACACCTGGGCAGCCGGCAGCACTTCGGCGTTCTTGTCGAAGATGTTCAGCAGCGGCAGGTTGTGGCGCTTGCCGACTTCGTAGTCGTTGAAGTCGTGGGCCGGGGTGATCTTCACGCAGCCGGTGCCGAATTCAGGGTCGCAGTAGTCGTCGCCGATGATCGGGATGCGACGGCCCACCAGCGGCAGTTCGACGAACTTGCCGATCAGCGCCTTGTAGCGCTCATCGTTCGGGTTAACGGCCACGGCGGAGTCGCCGAGCATGGTTTCCGGACGGGTGGTGGCAACGATCAGGTAGTCCAGGCCTTCGGCGGTCTTGGCACCGTCGGCCAGCGGGTAGCGCAGGTTCCACAGCGAGCCTTTCTCGTCGTGGTTTTCCACTTCGAGGTCGGAGATCGCGGTGTGCAGCTTGGTGTCCCAGTTGACCAGACGCTTGCCGCGGTAGATCAGGCCGTCTTCGTGCAGGCGCACGAAGGCTTCTTTAACGGCTTCGGAAAGACCGTCGTCCATGGTGAAGCGCTCGCGGCTCCAGTCCACGGACGAGCCCAGGCGGCGGATCTGACGGCTGATGTTGCCGCCGGACTGATCCTTCCACTCCCAGACTTTCTCGAGGAATTTTTCCCGGCCCAGATCGTGACG harbors:
- the rlmF gene encoding 23S rRNA (adenine(1618)-N(6))-methyltransferase RlmF; protein product: MTAPRPPKAPRKKPQSAAPAKAVAPREKASLHPRNRHQGRYDFAQLIKSTPELGAFVIINPYGKESIDFANPAAVRVFNRALLKAFYGIAHWDIPADFLCPPVPGRADYVHFLADLLAAHNEGVIPRGAAVRVLDVGVGANCIYPLIGHSDYRWQFLGSDIDPTALAAAKAIVQANGLNKAIGLRQQANRKQILLGLLESDERFDLTLCNPPFHASLEEATRGSQRKWRALGKADPKRKLPVLNFGGQAAELWCEGGEARFVTQLIGESAQVAQQVLWFSTLVSKASNLPAIQAALKKAGALESQVVEMSQGQKQSRFVAWTFKDKAQQQAWRQEHWVRKG
- a CDS encoding valine--tRNA ligase translates to MDKTYQPHAIETSWYQTWESENYFAPQGAGDSYTIMIPPPNVTGSLHMGHGFNNAIMDALIRFRRMQGRNTLWQPGTDHAGIATQMLVERQIEAQGQNRHDLGREKFLEKVWEWKDQSGGNISRQIRRLGSSVDWSRERFTMDDGLSEAVKEAFVRLHEDGLIYRGKRLVNWDTKLHTAISDLEVENHDEKGSLWNLRYPLADGAKTAEGLDYLIVATTRPETMLGDSAVAVNPNDERYKALIGKFVELPLVGRRIPIIGDDYCDPEFGTGCVKITPAHDFNDYEVGKRHNLPLLNIFDKNAEVLPAAQVFNLDGTLNESIDGKIPAEFAGLNRFQARKEIVAAFDAAGLLVSVDDHALKVPKGDRSGTIIEPWLTDQWYVSTKPLAEPAIAAVEDGRIAFVPKQYENMYFSWMRDIQDWCISRQLWWGHRIPAWYDESGKVYVGRDEAEVRAKHNLGPEVALQQDNDVLDTWFSSGLWTFSTLGWPEQTEFLKTFHPTDVLVTGFDIIFFWVARMIMLTMHLVKNEDGTPQVPFKTVYVHGLVRDGQGQKMSKSKGNVLDPLDIIDGIDLETLVQKRTTGMMQPQLAKKIEKQTRQEFADGIASYGTDALRFTFCSLASTGRDIKFDMGRVEGYRNFCNKIWNAARYVLDKGEDCGQNGEAYELSLADRWIISQLQRTEAEVTRQLDQFRFDLAAQALYEFIWNQYCDWYLELSKPVLWDENAPVERQRGTRRTLVRVLEVALRLAHPFMPFITEEIWQRLAPLAGIQGKTIMLQPWPVAVEARIDQAAEDDIEWLKGLMLGTRNIRAEMNIGPGKPLALFLKNASAEDQRRLNENEPLLRKLAKLESITVLQAGDEAPLSATALVGEMEVLVPMAGLIDKGAELARLDKEIQRLQGEVQRVGGKLSNAAFVDKAPAEVIDKERAKLAEAEQALGKLAEQHARISSL